CGACGTGCAGCCCGATCGGGCGCCCGTAGATCCGGTGCAGCTGCTCGGCCAGCCGCTCCCGCTGCTCCGCGGACAGCTCGCTCGCGCTCGTGACGTACGCGACCGAGCGCTCGCGGCGCTGCGCGGCCAGCTTGACCAGCTGGTCCAGGTTGAACCCGACGCTGCGGCCCGCCGACCGGCCAACGACCTGCTCCACCAGGGCAAGGGTGATTTCCTCCACCTTGCTCTGCAGCAGCTCGCGCACCAGCCTGCGCTTCGCGTCGCCGGGTGCCGTCTGGTCGGACAGCGTCTGCTCCAGCTCCGGGTTGCTCACCACGATACGGGCGATCCGGAACAACTGGTCCTCGACGGCGTCGAGCTTCCCGGCCTTCTCCGCGCTGGTGAGCAGCGCGTTGCGGCCGAGCGACTCGACCCCGTCGACCAGTTCCCGCGGGCTGGACCAGCGGGCCGCGACCACGGCGTCGAGCACGCGCAGGGCCTGCTCGGACACCTTGCCGGTCAGCAGCGCGCGGACCAGCCGGGTGCGGGCCTCCGGGTCGGACGAGGCGTCGGCGACCGCGCGGCGCAGCCCGATCTCCCTGCCGAGCAGGTCGACCACGGCCAGCAGCTCGTTGCCGAGGGCGGCCGAGTCCGCGCCGGCCTCGCCGGTGACCTCGGCGAGCCGGGTCTCGGCGGAGGCGAGCGCTTCGCGGCTCGCGGCGTGCAGCGTCAGCGTCATCTGGACTACTTTCCTGCTCCGTTACCGGCGCTGCTGCCGAGCTCGGCGAGGAACCGGTCGACCGTGCCACGGCGACGGACCTCGTCCTCGAGGTGCTCCCCGACGATCCGGCTCGCCAGCTCGATCGAGTTGCGGCCCAGCTCGTTGCGCAGCTCCGTGACGATCTGTGCCTTCTGGGCCTGCAGCGCGGCGTGGCCCTGGGCGATGATCCGGGCGGCCTCGTCCTGGGCCTCGGCCCGCAGCTCTTCCTTGATCCGCTCGGCCTCGAGGCGAGCGTCGTCACGGATCTTGGCGGCCTCGGAGTAGGCGTCCTTGAGCTGTGCCTGGTACTTCGCGAGCGCCTCTTCGGCTTCGGCCTGCGCCTTCTCCGCCTTGGCGATGCCACCTTCGATGGCCGCCGTGCGCTCTTCGTACATCTTCTCGAAGCGCGGCACGGCGAACTTCTTGAGCAGCCACAGCAGGATCAGGAAGGCCACCAGGCCGAGGATGATCTCGCTGAGATGCGGCAGCACCGGGTTCGGCGCCTCTTCCGCGGCCAGCACGATCTGGGTCTTCACCACAACGACTCCTTCAGCGGTGAGCGGTTAACTCAGGCGGCGGAGGCGATGAAGTAGACGACCAGACCGATCAGGGCGAGCACCTCGGTAAGCACGAAGGTGGTCCAGGCGATACCCATGAGCTTGCCCTGGGCCTCCGGCTGACGGGCGGTGCCGTTGATGACGGCGGCCCAGATCAGACCCACACCGATGCCCGGGCCGATCGCGCCCAGACCGTAGCCGATGGCGGCGAGGCCCGGGTTGATGCTGGAGGCGGTCTCGGCGGCCTGGGCAAGAACGATGTTGCTCACTTGCGTTTCCCTTTCACTCGGTCCGCTACCACGCGGATCGGGGGCTTTTCGGTTCGTTTTCTTCTAGTGGTCTTCGGCGAGCGCGGCGCCGATGTAGTTCGCCGACAGCACGGCGAACACATACGCCTGGATCACCTGGATCAGCGCTTCCACGAAGGTCATCAGGATGGCGAACGCCCACGAGACCAGCGAGATGGGCTTGAAGACCCCGCCCGCGTGGAGCAGCAGGAACTCGCCCGCGAGCGTGAACACCAGCAGGATCAGGTGGCCTGCGAACATCGCGGCGAACACCCGGACCGCCAGGGTGAGCGGGTTGAGGACGAACTTCTGCAGGAACTCGATCGGCGTCAGCAGGATGTAGATCGGGCCGGGCGCGCCCGGCGGGACGGTCGCGTGCTTGAGGTAGCCCACGAAACCGTGCCGCTTGAACCCGACGTAGTGGTACACCGGGTAGACCACCAGCAGCGACAGCGCGATCGGGAAACCGATGTGCGAGAACGTCGGGAACTGGAAGATCGGGATGATCCCGAACAGGTTGTTGATCAGCACGAAGCTGAACAGCGCCAGCACCAGCGGGATGAACGGCTTGAAGTCCTTCGACCCGATCTGCTCACGCGCGATGCCGTTGCGCGCGAAGTCGTAGACGTACTCGGCGGCGAACTGCGCCTTGCCCGGCACGACCTTCAGCTTTCGCGAGGTCAGCAGGAAGAAGGCCGCGATGATGATCACCGACAGCACGACCAGGATCATCGGCTTGGTGACGCCGAGGAAGATCGGCGGCAGGTCGAAGTCTCCGGCACCCGGGGGCGCGAACGTGTCGCCCTCGGCCAATACCAGCGCGCCCAACTGGGCTCCTTCCGGTTCTCCCGGCCGGCGTTCACTCCGCCGGGGGAATCGTCACGATCTGGACTTAACGTACCCGATACGTTTCGGGTGCTTGGAGGCGGATCCCCTGAGTGAACAGCGCGTGTACTTTCAGCCACCTGGGGGTTTCGGCACTACGATCTCCGACGGCAGAATCAGCCAGGCCGGCTCAGGGGCCATCCGTCTCGATCGCCACGTTGCCGGTCGGGTTCCGCATCGGGAGCGCGGCCCGAAGGCCCCACCTCCACAGTGCGGACGATACCAGCCGGTAAATCGACACCGTACGGGCGTACTCCTTAATTGGTTCCCACCCGTTGGAGTGCCGCCGGAATCCGGCGCTGACCTGCGGAAGTCAGCTCGGGATGATCGTCGGGATCTTGGTCTTGCGGAAAGCCAGGAACTCCGCCGCGGCCCAGACCAGGATCACCGCCAGCGTGGTGAACGCGAGCGCGTAGCGGTTGAACGCATCGACGCCCTTGAGGGCGGTCATGACGCCGAACAGCACCAGCACCTTGAGGATGTAGCCGCCGATCGCCACCGCCATCACCATGAACGGGTCGAGCGCCGCCGACTTGCGCATCATGAACAGCGTGACCAGGGACGACGCGAACGCGATCGCGCCGCCCACCAGCGAGCCCAGCAGGCCCGGCACGCCGGACAGGATCGTCGACACGACCACGCCGATCACGACCGTGGCCAGCCCCGGCCACAGCGCGAAGCGCAGCATCGCGTCGGCCAGCTTGAGCACCGACTGCGCGTGCGGGTTCTCGGTGTTGTCGGTCATGACACTCCCTGGTTCCGCGACCTCAGGCGCGGAATGACGGACACGATCGCGGCGAGGACGAGTCCCGCGCCGACGATCCAGAGTACCGCCGTCGTGTCGAACAGCGTCACCGAGACCGCGCCGAAGCCGAGCAGGCCCGCCCACAGGTAGATCAGCAGCACCGCGCGGCGCTGCGAGTGGCCGATCTCCAGCAGGCGGTGGTGCAGGTGCATCTTGTCGGCCGCGAACGGGCTCTCGCCGCGCCGCGTGCGCCGGACGACCGCCATCAGCAGGTCGAGGACCGGCAGGAACAGCACCGCGACGACGACCAGCAGCGGGGACAGCAGCGCCAGCGCGTCGGAGCCGCCGAACCGGGTGTAGTTGATCTTGCCGGAGGCCGACGTGGTGGCGCCGGCCAGCATCAGGCCGATCATCATCGAGCCGGAGTCGCCCATGAAGATCTTCGCGGGCTGGAAGTTGTGCGGCAGGAAGCCGAGGCACGCGCCGGCCAGCGTGGCGGCGATCAGCGCCGGCGGGTAGACGCCGACGTCGCCGCCCTGGGAGTTGAGCAGGCCGAGCGAGAACGCGCAGGTCGCGGCCGCCGCGATGAAGCCCAGCCCGGCGGCGAGGCCGTCCAGCCCGTCGACGAAGTTCAGCGCGTTCACCAGCAGCACGACGAGCAGCACCATCAGCAGCCCGCCCTGGTTGTTGTCCAGGGTGACCACCGAGCCGAGCGCGTCGCCGTTGCCGCCCCACGGGACCCAGAACACGTTCCACTGCACGCCGAAGATGACCAGGATGCCCGCGCACATCACCTGGCCGGCGAGCTTGGTCCAGGCGTCGATCTCGAACCGGTCGTCCAGCGCGCCGATCAGCACGATGACGCCCCCGCCGATCAGCACGCCGACCGGGTCGAGGGAGAAGTCGAACGCGCGGCGCAGCACCGGCAGCTGGTGGGCCATCGCCATGCCGCCGACGACGCCCAGGTACATGCCGACGCCGCCCATGCGCGGAATCGGGATGACGTGCACGTCGCGGGCGCGCGGGTTGGCGATCGCGCCGAGGCGGATCGCCAGGCGCCGGATGACGCCGGTGAGCAGGAACGTCAGTGTCGCGGCGATGAGACCGACGAGGATGTACTCCCGGATCGGGAGGCCTGCGGTGGTTACGGGGGTCATCAGGCCGCGGTCTTCACCGGTGCGCCGAGCACCTCGCTCACCGCTTCCGCGCTCACCGCGCCCGCCCGCAGCAGCACGGGCTCGTCGCCGGTCAGGTCGACGATCGACGAGGGCACCGGCTCGCCGCTGGGCCCGCCGTCGAGGTAGACGGAGACCGACTCGCCGAGCTGCTCCTGCGCCTCCTCCGCGCTGGACGCCGGGGACCGCCCGGAGACGTTGGCGCTGGAGACGGCCATCGGGCCGACGTCGCGGAGCAGCTCCAGCGCGACCGGGTGCAGCGGCATCCGGAGCATCACGGTGCCGCGGGTGGTGCCGAGGTCCCAGCGCAGGCTCGGCGCGTGCGGGAGCACAATGGACAGATCGCCGGGCCAGAAGGCCTCGATCAGGGCCCGCGCCTGCGGCGGCACGCCGAGGACGAGACCGTCTACTGTGGACCATGAGCCGACCAGGACGCCGACGGGCAGGTCCGAGCCGCGGTTCTTCGCCCGCAGCAGGGCCCGCACGGCGGCCGAGTCGAACGCGTCCGCCCCGATGCCGTAGACCGTGTCCGTGGGCAGCACGACGAGCCGCCCCGAACGCACCGCGCTCGCCGCCGCGGCCAGCCCCTCGGCCCGCGTCTCCGGACGGCTGCAGTCGTACACCGCGCTCATGGGGTGAAGACTATTCCCGGTCGGGTAACGGCTTGGTTGCGGGTGGCGCTCACCGCACCGGCCGCGCACCGGCCGACCAACACGCCGCCACAACCAGCCAACACAGCGCGCCCACCGGCCAACACGCCGCGCCAAGCGTGTTCGCCGCTCCGGGCACCGAGTTGGCCACTCCGGGCGGTGTGTTGGCTGGTCCGGGCGCCGAGTTGGCCGGTTTGGGCGGTGGATCGGCCGCTTCGGGCAGCGTGCCGGCCGGTGCGGGTGGGGTGTGGGGCGTGGCGTGTTGGGTGTGTTGTGACGGCCGGGGTCAGCCGCGGAGGGCGGTCACGAAACGGGGGCGTCCGGCGAGGTCGCGGTGGTCCTGGACGTCCGTCAGCACCTTGCGGGACGCGACCAGCGCCGGCGCGGCCGAGCCGTGCGTGTCGTCGTGTTCGATGGCCACCCCGCCGCCGCGCTTGAGGAGGCGGCAGGCGGTCGCCACGGCCTGCCGGACCACCGCAAGACCGCCGTCCGGGGCGAAGACCGCCTGCGGCGGGTCGAAGTCGACCACCTCGGGCGGCAGGTCGCCGCCCGGCGGGACGTACGGCGGGTTGCACACCACCAGGTCCACCAGGCCGTCCAGCTCGGCGAAGATCGTGCTGTCCCCGACGTCGCCGGAGTACAGGCGGATCGGCGTGTCCCCCGCCGCGGCCTGCTTGTCCGCGTTGTGCCGCGCCCACGCGAGCGCGTTCGGGTCGATGTCCACGGCGTAGACCACCGCGTCCGGCCGCTCGTGCGCGATCGCCAGCGCCAGCGCGCCGGAACCGGTGCACAGGTCGACCACCACCGGGTACTCGCGGCCGTGGATGAGCCGCAACCCCCACTCGACCAGCAGTTCCGTCTCCGGCCGCGGGATGAAGACACCAGGGCCGACGTCCAGGGTGATGCCGGCGAATCCGGCCCACCCGGTGAGGTGCTGCAGCGGCACCCGCTTGGCGCGCTGCGCCACCAGCTTGCCGATCGCCTCGACCACGGGCGGG
The window above is part of the Amycolatopsis thermoflava N1165 genome. Proteins encoded here:
- the prmC gene encoding peptide chain release factor N(5)-glutamine methyltransferase produces the protein MKRQPLRLAILEAMRILEEAGVASPRADAELIAAHVLGVDRGRLPLVPLVDPPVVEAIGKLVAQRAKRVPLQHLTGWAGFAGITLDVGPGVFIPRPETELLVEWGLRLIHGREYPVVVDLCTGSGALALAIAHERPDAVVYAVDIDPNALAWARHNADKQAAAGDTPIRLYSGDVGDSTIFAELDGLVDLVVCNPPYVPPGGDLPPEVVDFDPPQAVFAPDGGLAVVRQAVATACRLLKRGGGVAIEHDDTHGSAAPALVASRKVLTDVQDHRDLAGRPRFVTALRG
- a CDS encoding F0F1 ATP synthase subunit B, which encodes MVKTQIVLAAEEAPNPVLPHLSEIILGLVAFLILLWLLKKFAVPRFEKMYEERTAAIEGGIAKAEKAQAEAEEALAKYQAQLKDAYSEAAKIRDDARLEAERIKEELRAEAQDEAARIIAQGHAALQAQKAQIVTELRNELGRNSIELASRIVGEHLEDEVRRRGTVDRFLAELGSSAGNGAGK
- a CDS encoding L-threonylcarbamoyladenylate synthase yields the protein MSAVYDCSRPETRAEGLAAAASAVRSGRLVVLPTDTVYGIGADAFDSAAVRALLRAKNRGSDLPVGVLVGSWSTVDGLVLGVPPQARALIEAFWPGDLSIVLPHAPSLRWDLGTTRGTVMLRMPLHPVALELLRDVGPMAVSSANVSGRSPASSAEEAQEQLGESVSVYLDGGPSGEPVPSSIVDLTGDEPVLLRAGAVSAEAVSEVLGAPVKTAA
- a CDS encoding F0F1 ATP synthase subunit delta; its protein translation is MTLHAASREALASAETRLAEVTGEAGADSAALGNELLAVVDLLGREIGLRRAVADASSDPEARTRLVRALLTGKVSEQALRVLDAVVAARWSSPRELVDGVESLGRNALLTSAEKAGKLDAVEDQLFRIARIVVSNPELEQTLSDQTAPGDAKRRLVRELLQSKVEEITLALVEQVVGRSAGRSVGFNLDQLVKLAAQRRERSVAYVTSASELSAEQRERLAEQLHRIYGRPIGLHVEVDARLGGGLVVRVGDEVIDGSTAGRIAELRRQLA
- a CDS encoding F0F1 ATP synthase subunit C, producing MSNIVLAQAAETASSINPGLAAIGYGLGAIGPGIGVGLIWAAVINGTARQPEAQGKLMGIAWTTFVLTEVLALIGLVVYFIASAA
- a CDS encoding glycosyltransferase family 4 protein, whose amino-acid sequence is MTPVTTAGLPIREYILVGLIAATLTFLLTGVIRRLAIRLGAIANPRARDVHVIPIPRMGGVGMYLGVVGGMAMAHQLPVLRRAFDFSLDPVGVLIGGGVIVLIGALDDRFEIDAWTKLAGQVMCAGILVIFGVQWNVFWVPWGGNGDALGSVVTLDNNQGGLLMVLLVVLLVNALNFVDGLDGLAAGLGFIAAAATCAFSLGLLNSQGGDVGVYPPALIAATLAGACLGFLPHNFQPAKIFMGDSGSMMIGLMLAGATTSASGKINYTRFGGSDALALLSPLLVVVAVLFLPVLDLLMAVVRRTRRGESPFAADKMHLHHRLLEIGHSQRRAVLLIYLWAGLLGFGAVSVTLFDTTAVLWIVGAGLVLAAIVSVIPRLRSRNQGVS
- the atpB gene encoding F0F1 ATP synthase subunit A, producing MGALVLAEGDTFAPPGAGDFDLPPIFLGVTKPMILVVLSVIIIAAFFLLTSRKLKVVPGKAQFAAEYVYDFARNGIAREQIGSKDFKPFIPLVLALFSFVLINNLFGIIPIFQFPTFSHIGFPIALSLLVVYPVYHYVGFKRHGFVGYLKHATVPPGAPGPIYILLTPIEFLQKFVLNPLTLAVRVFAAMFAGHLILLVFTLAGEFLLLHAGGVFKPISLVSWAFAILMTFVEALIQVIQAYVFAVLSANYIGAALAEDH